A stretch of Bacillus pseudomycoides DNA encodes these proteins:
- a CDS encoding carbohydrate ABC transporter permease, producing MRTKKRIHRIVVYALLIGFSILFLLPFFWMITTSVKSPEELYLYPPKWIPSEFKFSNFAKAWTSQPFNTFLWNSIVVTVFSTIGQLISSSLVAYGFARFKFKGRDILFMIVLATMMIPWEVTMIPLYMEFNALGWINTLKPLIIPSWFGGAFFIFLMRQFIMSVPKELDEAARMDGANAFQVYYRIYLPIMKPILILVAVFNILGCWNDYLGPLIFLNDQSKYTLTLGLAQFKGMFGVDMEGIMAVTLLISIVPLALFFFAQRYIVEESGHTGLK from the coding sequence GTGAGAACGAAGAAGCGCATACATCGAATTGTAGTGTACGCACTATTAATAGGTTTTTCCATTTTATTTTTATTGCCCTTCTTTTGGATGATTACAACATCTGTGAAATCACCAGAAGAATTATATTTATATCCGCCAAAGTGGATTCCATCTGAGTTTAAATTTAGTAATTTTGCAAAGGCGTGGACGAGTCAACCATTTAATACTTTTTTATGGAATTCAATTGTTGTAACAGTATTTTCAACAATCGGACAGTTAATATCATCTTCTTTAGTAGCATATGGTTTTGCACGTTTTAAATTTAAAGGACGGGATATTTTGTTCATGATTGTGCTAGCGACGATGATGATCCCGTGGGAAGTAACGATGATTCCGCTTTATATGGAATTTAATGCTCTCGGCTGGATTAATACGTTAAAACCTTTAATTATTCCATCTTGGTTTGGCGGTGCGTTTTTTATCTTTTTAATGAGACAATTTATTATGTCTGTTCCAAAGGAACTAGATGAGGCTGCAAGGATGGATGGTGCGAACGCTTTTCAAGTTTATTACCGTATTTATTTACCGATTATGAAACCGATTTTAATTCTTGTTGCTGTTTTTAATATTTTAGGATGTTGGAACGATTATCTAGGACCGCTTATTTTCTTAAATGACCAAAGCAAATATACATTAACGCTAGGCTTAGCACAGTTTAAAGGTATGTTTGGTGTTGATATGGAAGGGATTATGGCGGTGACATTGTTAATTAGTATTGTACCTCTTGCACTCTTCTTTTTTGCACAGCGATATATTGTGGAAGAGTCGGGACATACAGGTCTTAAATGA
- a CDS encoding carbohydrate ABC transporter permease, translating into MLKYGVSIESETNIAVRKKKMKWEKLVPYAFIFPWVFGFVAFTLGPLLFSLFISFFDWPLIGEVQFVGLKNYQDMFLNDPMFWDSLWITVKFAALFVPFNLIIALFLAILLNQKVKGHAFFRTFFYLPSVISGVALAMIWAWVYNGEYGILNYFLSLVGIKGPNWLSDPNWSLIAMVIASLWGQGTLMLIFLAGLKNIPQNLYEAASIDGAGKVQQFFKITLPMLTPTILFNLITTIIGAFQQLTLALVLTGGGPLKSTYFYAMYVYENAFKYFKMGYSSANAWFMFLIILGLTLLVFKSSAAWVYYENEMKSK; encoded by the coding sequence ATGTTGAAATATGGAGTATCTATAGAGAGTGAAACGAATATAGCCGTTAGAAAAAAGAAAATGAAATGGGAGAAACTCGTTCCTTATGCATTTATATTTCCATGGGTATTTGGCTTTGTAGCCTTTACCCTGGGTCCCCTTTTATTTTCATTATTTATTAGTTTTTTTGACTGGCCGCTTATCGGAGAAGTTCAATTTGTTGGACTAAAAAACTATCAAGATATGTTTCTAAATGACCCGATGTTTTGGGACTCGTTATGGATTACGGTGAAATTTGCAGCATTATTTGTTCCGTTTAATTTAATTATTGCTCTATTTTTAGCGATTTTGCTAAATCAAAAGGTAAAAGGACATGCGTTTTTTCGAACATTTTTCTATTTGCCAAGCGTTATTTCTGGTGTGGCTTTAGCGATGATTTGGGCATGGGTGTATAACGGAGAGTATGGTATTTTGAATTATTTTCTATCGCTTGTGGGTATAAAAGGACCAAATTGGTTAAGTGATCCGAACTGGTCACTCATTGCGATGGTAATTGCTAGTTTATGGGGACAAGGCACGCTTATGCTCATCTTTTTAGCAGGATTGAAAAATATTCCACAAAACTTGTATGAGGCTGCTTCCATTGATGGAGCTGGAAAAGTGCAACAATTTTTCAAAATTACATTGCCGATGTTAACGCCGACGATATTATTTAATTTAATTACAACAATTATCGGTGCGTTTCAACAATTAACATTAGCGCTTGTATTAACCGGCGGAGGCCCATTAAAGTCCACCTATTTTTACGCGATGTATGTATATGAAAATGCATTTAAGTATTTTAAAATGGGCTATTCATCAGCGAATGCTTGGTTTATGTTTTTAATCATTTTAGGGTTAACACTACTTGTTTTTAAATCATCAGCAGCGTGGGTTTATTATGAAAATGAGATGAAGTCAAAGTAG
- a CDS encoding sugar ABC transporter substrate-binding protein, whose product MLVLIVFLAGCSSNETTSKKSSKDDEKKQTSNDGTVLRFATWDAGKNLKIQQQIAKKFEEKNLGVKVQVEAYGDGFDQKLAASFGAKNPPDVMYMWNFPAYYKSLEPLDELAKKDPDMKLDDFYQGLFNYSSIEGKLYGMPAGFTTRVIYYNKKLFDKANIPYPKDGWTWDEFVDTAKKLTDASNKQYGFALRPEPDTYDLQGFIWSNGSSFVSEDGKQIKGHMNSPETIEVMKSFQSMLKDKTAILVGGKNQQSGDDIFKAGKLAMWESGIWPLEGFKDAKIDFGTVEPPTFKGKPVKGIVGTSAVSIAKDAKHKELAWEFVKFYSSPEAIKMRTSDLPVRISVVKELKKEEDVNIKPFYTMLERSTNTPAFLLNPKWDEVNRNLSAAINAIMLGQDPEKLLNKAVQDSEKYMDK is encoded by the coding sequence ATGCTCGTACTTATTGTTTTTTTAGCTGGTTGTAGCTCAAATGAGACTACAAGTAAAAAATCATCAAAGGATGATGAAAAGAAACAAACATCGAATGATGGAACAGTATTGCGATTTGCAACTTGGGATGCTGGAAAGAATTTGAAGATTCAGCAGCAAATTGCAAAGAAGTTTGAAGAGAAGAATCTGGGAGTGAAAGTACAGGTGGAGGCTTATGGTGATGGTTTTGATCAAAAGCTCGCAGCATCTTTCGGAGCGAAAAACCCACCGGATGTTATGTATATGTGGAATTTCCCGGCTTATTATAAATCTCTTGAGCCTTTAGATGAACTGGCAAAGAAAGATCCAGATATGAAATTAGATGACTTTTATCAAGGGTTATTTAACTACTCTAGTATTGAAGGGAAATTATATGGTATGCCAGCAGGATTCACAACGCGGGTTATATATTACAATAAAAAGTTATTTGATAAAGCGAATATTCCATATCCGAAAGATGGATGGACTTGGGATGAGTTTGTAGACACTGCGAAAAAGTTAACAGATGCAAGCAATAAACAATACGGATTTGCTTTAAGACCTGAGCCAGATACGTATGATTTACAAGGGTTTATTTGGAGTAACGGTAGTAGTTTTGTAAGTGAAGATGGAAAACAAATAAAAGGACATATGAACAGTCCAGAAACAATTGAAGTTATGAAATCTTTCCAAAGTATGCTAAAGGATAAAACGGCTATATTAGTAGGTGGAAAAAACCAACAGAGCGGTGATGATATTTTTAAAGCTGGGAAGTTAGCGATGTGGGAGAGTGGAATTTGGCCGTTAGAAGGATTTAAAGATGCAAAAATTGATTTTGGTACAGTAGAACCTCCTACATTTAAAGGGAAACCTGTGAAGGGAATTGTTGGTACATCAGCTGTTTCAATTGCAAAAGATGCAAAGCATAAAGAGTTAGCGTGGGAGTTTGTTAAGTTTTATTCTTCACCAGAAGCGATTAAAATGCGAACTTCTGATTTGCCGGTTCGAATTAGTGTTGTAAAAGAATTGAAGAAAGAAGAAGATGTGAATATTAAACCGTTCTACACAATGCTAGAACGTTCAACAAATACACCAGCATTTTTACTTAACCCAAAATGGGATGAAGTAAACCGGAATTTATCAGCAGCAATTAATGCAATTATGCTTGGACAAGATCCAGAGAAATTATTAAATAAAGCGGTTCAAGATTCAGAGAAGTATATGGATAAATAA
- a CDS encoding response regulator: protein MKRIKVLIADDETIVRRGLKMAVDWSAYNMEVVADVPNGERGWEEFVQHEPEVVITDIVMPVVNGIEFVKKIKQYAPKTKVLLLSCHRDFEYAQEGIKLGVSGYLLKTSFHDEELDQYLREFQTELTIHRETEAIEQQKSLFYEDFFQWLCGFQNQFQEVLVDLFRNEWKWMNDGYYACFIRSESRLHLILQEMDQKVSNPHVKILCGKNQCFLFLNEKYKEMMEQMFMDVKSKYEELYWITSGELFSIEQWMDSVKSMKQFAELEIKYKVTINNWPKTIKEAILYTMNHLSEPIVVSEVAEMVGLSRSHFSMLFKKIIGESFHSFTERRKLELAMQMLQTTSLTIQEVAEHIGISNSKYFSKWFKKCTGTTPSEYRDKQCETLYKTN from the coding sequence ATGAAACGCATAAAAGTGCTTATTGCGGATGACGAGACGATTGTTCGAAGGGGCTTGAAAATGGCGGTAGATTGGTCGGCGTATAATATGGAGGTAGTAGCGGACGTACCAAATGGTGAGAGGGGATGGGAGGAGTTTGTACAGCATGAACCAGAAGTAGTTATTACAGATATTGTTATGCCTGTTGTAAATGGAATTGAATTTGTGAAAAAGATTAAACAATATGCGCCGAAAACAAAGGTATTATTATTAAGTTGTCATCGTGATTTCGAATATGCACAAGAAGGAATTAAACTGGGAGTTTCAGGTTATTTATTGAAAACATCGTTTCATGATGAGGAACTGGATCAATATTTACGAGAATTTCAAACAGAGTTAACCATTCATAGGGAAACGGAAGCGATTGAACAGCAAAAATCTCTCTTTTACGAAGATTTTTTTCAATGGTTATGTGGTTTTCAAAATCAGTTCCAAGAGGTACTTGTGGATTTATTTCGTAATGAATGGAAATGGATGAACGATGGGTATTATGCCTGTTTTATAAGATCAGAATCGAGATTACATCTCATATTACAAGAGATGGATCAAAAGGTATCAAATCCACATGTGAAGATATTATGTGGAAAGAATCAATGTTTCTTATTTCTTAATGAAAAATATAAGGAAATGATGGAACAAATGTTTATGGATGTAAAGAGTAAATACGAAGAGCTATATTGGATTACGTCAGGGGAGCTGTTCAGTATAGAGCAATGGATGGATTCAGTTAAATCGATGAAGCAATTTGCAGAACTTGAGATTAAGTATAAAGTAACGATTAACAATTGGCCAAAAACAATTAAAGAGGCTATTTTGTATACAATGAATCATTTATCAGAGCCAATTGTTGTTTCAGAAGTGGCGGAGATGGTAGGGCTAAGCAGAAGTCATTTTAGTATGCTTTTTAAAAAGATAATAGGTGAAAGTTTTCATTCTTTTACAGAACGAAGAAAACTTGAACTTGCCATGCAAATGCTTCAAACAACCTCACTTACGATTCAAGAGGTAGCGGAGCATATTGGTATTTCAAATAGTAAATATTTTAGTAAATGGTTTAAAAAGTGTACAGGAACAACGCCATCAGAATATCGAGACAAACAATGTGAAACTTTATATAAAACAAATTGA
- a CDS encoding histidine kinase → MRRMTKFRLWRLVQQIRTSLRLKLLSCFLVVALIPLMLFSWMSYEKSSNLVNEQFGDYGKFAISQLQTQIELTLSHMHLIASDIQEYLSDPTLIVLKKEAPKSYSEFIIEKNFERFLEAHKTAQTKGIFLITPSGYYYGDRYLDVQKLKQEKFWEEQGNLSQGYWNGIYVPNHYSVADKSKVIGLLVPVKTSFGSLKDSRILVETDATDLFKFIDSLETDLHALITIRDDKKQVIYTTDENYKKNKDDIIWEKPIPSNKWSLEIIIPEKEFYQSSTIILFVTLIGIVVSLCLAFMLAFLISAKLTENVTNLDHAISQVSKGDFYTNIPVNSQDEVGNLTVNFNKMVVKIKSLVEEIYEKEKLKKEAELKAIHYQINPHLLFNTLNSIQWKAKLQGANDVSEMIYHLVAVLEENLNFANELVTLQSELTIIEHYLKVQEIRFGNYFSYTQNVPSSMKEEQIPRMSLQPIFENIFFHAFDDGEGAITLSAFEKDNGDLCIHITDDGRGISDRRKRDLLQEPPAEQKGGLGLYNIDQKFKLHFGIEYGLTIQSEEKKGTIVQILWPKGGIQK, encoded by the coding sequence ATGAGGCGAATGACGAAATTTAGATTATGGAGATTGGTGCAACAAATTCGAACAAGCCTTCGTTTAAAGTTATTATCATGTTTTTTAGTTGTCGCACTTATTCCGCTCATGTTGTTTAGCTGGATGTCATATGAAAAGTCATCCAATCTTGTAAATGAACAGTTTGGGGATTATGGAAAGTTTGCTATATCGCAGCTTCAAACTCAAATTGAATTAACATTAAGCCATATGCATTTAATTGCTAGTGATATTCAAGAATATTTATCAGACCCGACGTTAATTGTTTTAAAAAAAGAAGCACCGAAATCGTATTCGGAATTTATTATTGAGAAAAATTTTGAAAGGTTTTTAGAAGCGCATAAAACAGCACAAACGAAGGGAATCTTTTTAATTACACCTAGCGGTTATTATTATGGAGATCGGTATTTAGATGTACAGAAACTAAAACAAGAAAAATTTTGGGAAGAACAAGGGAATTTATCACAAGGGTATTGGAATGGGATTTATGTTCCGAACCATTACTCTGTAGCTGATAAAAGCAAAGTAATTGGATTACTTGTTCCAGTCAAAACATCATTCGGTAGCTTGAAAGATAGCCGGATATTAGTGGAAACAGATGCGACGGATTTATTTAAGTTTATTGATTCATTAGAAACAGATTTGCATGCACTGATTACCATTCGTGATGACAAAAAACAGGTGATTTATACGACAGATGAAAATTATAAAAAAAACAAGGATGATATCATTTGGGAAAAGCCAATTCCATCAAATAAATGGAGTCTAGAAATTATTATTCCAGAAAAAGAATTTTATCAATCCTCTACAATTATTTTGTTTGTTACATTAATTGGAATTGTTGTATCGCTATGCCTAGCTTTTATGTTGGCATTTTTAATCTCGGCTAAGCTAACGGAAAATGTCACGAATTTGGATCATGCAATATCTCAAGTAAGTAAAGGAGATTTTTATACAAATATACCAGTAAATTCACAAGATGAAGTAGGGAATTTAACTGTGAATTTTAATAAAATGGTTGTCAAAATTAAATCATTAGTAGAAGAAATATATGAGAAGGAAAAATTGAAAAAAGAAGCTGAGCTTAAGGCAATTCATTATCAAATTAATCCGCATTTGCTATTTAATACATTAAATTCGATTCAATGGAAAGCAAAGCTTCAGGGGGCAAATGATGTGAGTGAAATGATTTATCATCTTGTTGCTGTGCTAGAAGAAAATTTAAACTTTGCGAACGAACTTGTCACACTCCAAAGTGAACTAACTATTATTGAGCATTATTTAAAGGTGCAGGAGATTCGATTTGGAAATTATTTTTCTTATACGCAAAACGTCCCATCTTCTATGAAAGAGGAGCAGATTCCAAGAATGTCGCTTCAGCCTATATTTGAAAATATATTTTTTCATGCTTTCGATGATGGAGAAGGAGCTATTACATTATCAGCATTTGAAAAGGATAATGGAGATTTATGTATACATATTACCGATGATGGTCGTGGTATTTCTGATAGGCGAAAACGAGATTTATTACAAGAGCCACCTGCAGAACAAAAGGGGGGGCTTGGATTATATAATATTGATCAAAAATTTAAATTGCATTTTGGGATAGAGTACGGATTAACGATTCAATCAGAAGAAAAGAAAGGAACTATAGTTCAGATTCTTTGGCCAAAGGGAGGGATACAGAAATGA
- a CDS encoding MIP family channel protein, whose amino-acid sequence MLKKGIAEFIGTFVLVLFGTGTAVLGGGIEGIGILGIAMAFGLSIVAMAYSIGTISGSHINPAVSIAMFVNKRMNAMELICYLLAQVLGGLLGTSTLVTILKSSNMSLDNLGQNGFGKLGLSGSFLVEFILTFVFILVIVAVTGKKSNAQFAGLVIGFTLVLVHLLGIPLTGTSVNPARSLAPALFAGGEAMSQLWVFIVAPILGGIVAAIVGKFVLNTEK is encoded by the coding sequence ATGCTAAAAAAAGGAATTGCTGAATTTATTGGTACTTTTGTACTTGTACTATTTGGAACTGGAACTGCTGTTTTAGGCGGCGGAATTGAAGGCATTGGTATTTTAGGAATTGCTATGGCTTTTGGATTATCAATTGTTGCTATGGCATATAGCATTGGAACGATTTCTGGAAGTCACATAAACCCAGCAGTATCAATTGCCATGTTCGTAAACAAACGAATGAATGCTATGGAACTTATCTGTTATTTATTAGCTCAAGTTTTAGGTGGTTTGTTAGGAACTTCAACATTAGTAACGATTTTAAAATCTTCTAATATGTCTTTAGATAACTTAGGACAAAATGGTTTTGGAAAACTTGGATTATCAGGATCTTTCTTAGTTGAATTTATTTTAACATTCGTCTTTATTTTAGTTATTGTTGCTGTAACAGGTAAAAAGAGTAACGCACAGTTTGCTGGATTAGTAATTGGTTTCACACTAGTATTAGTTCACTTACTAGGTATCCCATTAACAGGAACTTCGGTTAACCCTGCACGTAGCTTAGCACCAGCTCTATTTGCTGGCGGAGAAGCTATGTCTCAATTATGGGTATTTATTGTCGCTCCAATTCTCGGTGGTATCGTTGCTGCTATTGTAGGGAAATTCGTATTAAATACTGAAAAATAG
- a CDS encoding Rrf2 family transcriptional regulator, translating to MGISSRFTVGVHMLTLLAIDRNSRCTSEWIAGSVNTNPVVIRRITGMLKRAGLVDVQAGKGGTSLARDLDEITLLDVYKAVEVVEEGHLFSFHENPNIECPVGANIQSVLEIILMQAQEAMENVLANVTVQQLVTNLQSKIQK from the coding sequence ATGGGAATTAGTAGCCGTTTTACAGTAGGTGTTCATATGTTAACATTACTTGCGATAGATCGAAACTCTCGCTGTACCTCTGAATGGATTGCTGGTAGTGTGAATACAAATCCAGTTGTGATTCGTCGCATTACAGGAATGTTGAAGAGAGCGGGTCTTGTTGATGTCCAAGCCGGAAAAGGTGGTACGTCGCTTGCTCGTGATTTAGATGAGATTACATTACTTGATGTATATAAAGCAGTGGAAGTAGTGGAAGAAGGGCATCTATTTTCTTTCCATGAGAATCCTAACATTGAATGTCCAGTAGGAGCGAATATTCAATCGGTATTAGAGATTATATTAATGCAAGCACAAGAAGCGATGGAAAATGTACTTGCAAATGTAACCGTTCAGCAGCTTGTAACAAATTTACAATCGAAAATTCAAAAGTAA
- a CDS encoding ABC transporter permease translates to MRKFSHVFSFYFRESFLSKKSLIMSAILFLIVFGIVAFTHFTADKDKGKDKIAVVTESTIYKVQESDLTKLIPSAKVTVAKKDEFHALRKQVEEGDLDGLFRITEKNGIPEVTYMYSGFPSQSTSTLMASYLKEQYTAVMIEKNNVSPEIAKQLQIEIPMKQEAIKDRASSFGIGYAFSFALYMFIISFGNAIGTTIASEKASRVMELMLPKVKPLTMMYAKILAVVATALLQIAVLACGFIIPYLLGWIDLNNASIFGLSLDFSTLDTLVISMFIIYFITGYLLYAMLYAAAGAVVSKLEDLQSVALPITFLGMGAFFISMKSLFDPNSTLVLISSYIPFFTPMVTFSRVVAGEAGVLEISVTLAILVVTILIINWITSRIFVNGVMNYSDKVKFKDLAKFIKRQ, encoded by the coding sequence ATGCGTAAATTTTCTCATGTATTTTCATTTTACTTTAGGGAATCATTTCTATCTAAAAAATCTTTGATCATGAGTGCCATTTTATTTTTAATTGTGTTTGGGATCGTAGCGTTTACCCACTTTACTGCTGATAAAGATAAAGGGAAAGATAAAATCGCAGTGGTAACAGAAAGCACTATATATAAAGTACAAGAAAGTGATTTAACTAAACTAATCCCGTCAGCTAAAGTAACTGTGGCAAAAAAAGATGAATTTCATGCGTTACGTAAGCAAGTGGAAGAGGGGGACTTAGACGGTTTATTCCGTATTACAGAAAAGAATGGCATTCCCGAAGTTACGTATATGTATAGTGGCTTTCCAAGTCAGTCAACATCTACCCTTATGGCAAGTTATTTGAAGGAGCAGTATACGGCAGTAATGATTGAAAAAAATAATGTATCTCCGGAAATAGCGAAACAATTGCAAATAGAAATTCCTATGAAGCAAGAGGCAATAAAAGATCGGGCATCTTCCTTTGGTATCGGTTATGCATTTTCGTTTGCGTTGTATATGTTTATTATCTCGTTTGGAAATGCAATTGGGACAACAATTGCATCTGAAAAAGCATCACGTGTTATGGAACTTATGCTTCCAAAAGTAAAACCGCTTACGATGATGTATGCGAAAATTTTAGCTGTTGTAGCTACAGCTTTATTACAAATTGCTGTGCTTGCTTGTGGGTTTATCATTCCGTATTTATTAGGATGGATTGATTTAAATAATGCTTCAATATTTGGACTTTCTTTAGACTTTTCAACTTTAGATACATTAGTGATTAGTATGTTTATTATCTACTTTATTACAGGATATTTACTATATGCGATGTTATATGCAGCGGCTGGAGCAGTTGTATCTAAGTTAGAAGATTTACAATCAGTTGCATTGCCGATTACATTTTTAGGTATGGGAGCATTCTTCATTAGTATGAAGTCGCTATTTGATCCAAATAGTACACTGGTTTTAATCAGTTCCTATATTCCATTCTTTACACCGATGGTTACGTTCTCGCGCGTTGTAGCCGGTGAAGCAGGAGTGTTAGAGATTAGCGTTACATTAGCAATTTTAGTTGTCACAATTTTAATTATTAATTGGATTACCAGCCGCATTTTCGTCAATGGTGTGATGAATTACTCTGATAAAGTGAAATTTAAAGATTTAGCTAAGTTTATAAAGAGGCAATAA
- a CDS encoding ABC transporter ATP-binding protein, which produces MSLQIQNLTKRFGEATAVNQLEISLPKGEVLGLLGRNGAGKTTTIKMLLGLLTPNEGSITWDGKAISQSDVTIGYLPEERGLYTKSRVIDQLRYFGRLEGMTKKEVDRAIDRWLEKLAIPEYKYKTAGELSKGNQQKIQLIAALIHDPELLILDEPFSGLDPVNAGMLADIIEEQVQKGKTIILSSHRMEQVEAFCQHVCILKKGEAVVEGQLSDIKKEYGFRNLTIEDAIENEQALQALHISYEKQQGLLYVKVHDDAEALAILKKLQEQGISLRQFKMLEPTLNEIFVERAK; this is translated from the coding sequence TTGAGTTTACAAATTCAAAACTTAACAAAAAGATTTGGTGAAGCAACAGCAGTCAATCAATTGGAAATCTCATTACCAAAAGGTGAAGTGTTAGGACTACTTGGACGAAATGGTGCAGGAAAAACGACAACGATTAAAATGCTCCTCGGTTTATTAACTCCTAATGAAGGATCGATTACATGGGACGGAAAAGCAATTTCTCAAAGTGATGTAACAATTGGTTATCTTCCGGAAGAAAGAGGGTTATATACGAAAAGTAGAGTGATAGATCAACTTCGTTATTTCGGTAGATTAGAAGGGATGACGAAAAAAGAAGTAGACCGTGCGATTGATCGATGGTTAGAAAAACTAGCAATCCCGGAATATAAATATAAAACAGCGGGAGAGCTTTCAAAAGGAAATCAACAAAAAATCCAATTAATTGCTGCGCTTATTCATGATCCAGAGCTTCTTATTTTAGATGAGCCATTTAGCGGACTTGATCCGGTGAATGCTGGTATGCTAGCAGACATTATTGAAGAACAAGTACAAAAAGGAAAAACGATTATTTTATCTAGCCATCGTATGGAACAAGTAGAAGCGTTTTGTCAACATGTATGTATTTTGAAAAAAGGTGAAGCGGTTGTGGAAGGGCAACTAAGCGATATTAAGAAAGAATACGGTTTTCGTAATTTAACAATTGAAGATGCGATAGAAAATGAACAAGCATTGCAAGCCTTACATATTTCGTACGAAAAACAACAAGGACTACTTTATGTGAAAGTTCATGATGATGCAGAAGCCTTAGCGATTTTAAAAAAATTACAGGAACAAGGTATAAGCTTAAGACAATTTAAAATGTTAGAGCCAACGCTAAACGAAATATTTGTAGAAAGGGCGAAATAG
- a CDS encoding 5'-nucleotidase, lipoprotein e(P4) family, with translation MKIKRAITTLLSVAVLSTSLVACSGTTEKTVAKEEKVKLTDQQLMADLWFQTAGETKALYYQGYNIGQLKLDAALAKGTSKKPAIVLDLDETVLDNSPHQAMTVKEGKGYPYKWDEWINKAEAEALPGAIDFLKYTESKGVDIYYISNRKTNQLDATIKNLERVGAPQATKEHILLQDPKEKGKEKRRELISQSHDIVLFFGDNLSDFTGFDGKSVKDRNQTVEETKAQFGEKFIIFPNPMYGDWEGSLYDYNFKKSDAEKDKIRRDNLKSFEVK, from the coding sequence ATGAAGATAAAAAGGGCTATTACCACATTATTATCTGTGGCCGTTCTATCTACATCGCTTGTAGCATGTTCAGGAACAACTGAGAAAACTGTGGCCAAAGAAGAAAAAGTAAAATTAACAGACCAGCAGCTAATGGCTGATTTATGGTTCCAAACAGCTGGTGAAACAAAAGCATTGTATTATCAAGGCTATAATATCGGTCAGTTAAAGCTTGATGCAGCTCTTGCAAAAGGTACAAGCAAAAAACCAGCTATTGTACTAGATTTAGATGAAACTGTTTTAGATAACAGCCCTCACCAAGCGATGACTGTTAAAGAAGGAAAGGGCTATCCTTATAAATGGGATGAGTGGATTAATAAAGCAGAAGCGGAAGCTCTTCCTGGTGCAATTGATTTCTTAAAATATACGGAGTCTAAAGGTGTAGATATCTACTACATTTCAAACCGTAAAACAAATCAATTAGATGCAACAATTAAAAATCTTGAGCGCGTTGGTGCTCCGCAAGCAACGAAAGAACATATTTTACTACAAGATCCGAAAGAAAAAGGGAAAGAAAAGCGTCGTGAACTCATTTCACAATCGCACGATATCGTCCTATTCTTCGGTGATAACTTATCTGACTTCACTGGATTTGATGGAAAATCTGTAAAAGATCGCAATCAAACAGTTGAAGAAACAAAAGCACAATTTGGTGAGAAATTCATCATTTTCCCTAATCCAATGTACGGTGATTGGGAAGGTTCTCTATATGATTACAACTTCAAAAAATCTGATGCAGAAAAAGATAAAATTCGTCGTGATAACTTAAAATCATTCGAAGTAAAATAG